The window CGAGCACGCTGAAGAGATAGCTGTCGCTGCTGGTATAGGTCGCCATCGCCGAGACGGCCATGACCCAGGCCTTGGGATTGACCCATTGGAAGGCGGCCGCCTGCAGGAATGTCATCGGTGCGGCGCTTGTCCTTCCCTCGCCGAGCGAGCGCGACGAGCCGATCTTCCAGGCGATCCAGACGAGATAGGCGCCGCCCGCGATTTTGAGCGCCGTATAGAGCAACGGCACCGAATGCAGCAGGGCGCCGAGCCCAAGGCCGACGGCGATCAGGAGAACGAAGAAGCCGCTGCCGATTCCGAGCATATGCGGGATGGTGCGCACAAAGCCGAAGTTCACGCCCGAGGCGAACAGCATCATATTGTTCGGACCGGGCGTGATCGAGGTCGTGAAGGCAAACAGGAACAAGGCCAGAAGCGTATCCGGTTGCATGACATCTCCCATTAAGCGCCGCGCGTCTTTTCAGACAGACGCGACCCAGCCCGGTATTCTCAATCGCTGCCGTCCGGCGACCAAAAGGCGCCATTTAGGTCAGCTTAGCTGACCTATTTGTAATGACCAGTGCATTCTTGTCACGGTGACAAGACTTGCACCTGCTACGCGCTCGCAATCGGCACGAAAAAAGGTCGGGCGAACCCGACCTTCCTTCTCGTCTCAACCTGCCGATGCCAGTACATCCGTGGTCAAAGGCGGGGAGACGTCATTTCCGTCGACGACCCGCCACTCGCGGAGGCCCGTCGCCGATCGACTTTGATGTCCCCCATGTAGGAAGCGCTTGCGCCGCCCGCAAGGGCAGAGATCGCGTCTTCCTTGCGCTTCCGGCGTGTTGCTGCCGCCATGGACATTTATCCGCGCGAGTTCCATTCTTGCATTGCCGAAACCTGTCCTGCGGCACTGCGCGTCTTTTCGGGCGCGCAACCGCTG is drawn from Sinorhizobium sojae CCBAU 05684 and contains these coding sequences:
- a CDS encoding LysE family translocator, whose protein sequence is MQPDTLLALFLFAFTTSITPGPNNMMLFASGVNFGFVRTIPHMLGIGSGFFVLLIAVGLGLGALLHSVPLLYTALKIAGGAYLVWIAWKIGSSRSLGEGRTSAAPMTFLQAAAFQWVNPKAWVMAVSAMATYTSSDSYLFSVLVVGLVFALVNVPSVSTWAGFGTALRQWLSEPARLKWFNVTMAVLLVISLWPMLN